GCCCTGACTGGCTATATGACAAGACAAGTACATTAAAGCCTATGACAGGCCAAGGTTAATTAACTTTGTCTCAGAAAGGCTAGGTTTTATCTCAGAACCCACACAGAACTCTTAATAAATTTCTATAGCGGCCATTCATATTCTTGAAGCccctttcctggtcatctaaataACATGCGCTGACCGAACTTGCACACAAGAAACCAGAGGATTTAATTGGCCGCAACTTCATCTAACGTCTCCTGTATCAGATCTTTTACAGGTATTCCTTGATTCTTCCAACCAGTAACATCGCATCAACAAGCAACCTAGAATTCGCTATGGATATAACCAACGAATAGATATTTCTTTTCctctaaaattatattaagaaacaACGAAATTATTGACACCCCGACCACAGTTAAGAATGAGCAGTTCCCCGGAGAAAATAATTCAAGAAAAGAAACCTAAAAATCGTACGATCCAATCTATGACAATAGATATTTCTTTGTTTCGAAATCAAAACTACTCCTCTAAAATTCCATCAAGAACCTGTGGAAATCCCTTCCACATTCAAGAATGAGAGGCATCGAAGCATGAAGAAgataattcaaaacaataaacctGAAGAAACGAAACAAATGCGCAAAAGAGCGAGGCAGATGTCACGGAAAGAGGAGACCGAACCAAGGATGAGACCTCATCACCTGATTCGATTCGTGGACCAAAGATGAGACGTGGGCACCTGATTGTCGAACGATCTCCTCGCTCGTTGTCCTCACGATCTCCCCGGTGGCGATCgcgtcaaagaagaagaaacccTTTTCATCGCAGGAGGATCTGGGGATGGCCCTTCTAGGCGAAGGGAGATCTGATACCGTGGTTAGCTAGTCCTCTCGCCTTCCCCTCTTCTTTGACCAAGCCGGGCTTTGGGTGGGGCGGAACGGAGAGGAAAGCTGGGAGACGAGGACTATATAGCTCGATCCTCTGTAACTCGTCAAACACGAGAACCCGGCACGCGCGGAGCACGTGACGTTAAGCTTTCTTTGACGGTGAATTTTGAACTTTGCGAGCGTGTTCTTCAGATTCCCTGTATCGCCGAGCCACCGAACAGGGCGAGAGTCGGCTTGGACCCATGCGGGGAATGCCGGACCCCACCATGTGGGAACCACCACGCAAGCGCAAAGGAGGGGAAGCCTTTGGGACCCGTGCTAGGATGATTCGGTTCCAGCTTGAGCCTCGGTGGCTGCTTTCTTGTGGTATTTGATGACGTATGATATTAGGTGATTTTTATTCTTACATTCTATATGTTTTCTATGTTTATTgttatattatattttgattagtATTCATTAAATTAATTTGATATTTATGTCCTTTAATTAGAAAAAATCAATTATGTTCCTCGAAGTAAGTAAGGTGGAGTTGGAATGGAATTATTTACGTGACATGTCCAAGTCGAGCACAGGTTGTCATTGCAGATAGAACAATGGTGAGCTGTGATGTCAGTTCCCAATCTCACATGAAAAATGAGAGAATCATGTAAAGGCACTGTCTCTGATTGCTGGTCTTCGAGTGAGAATTGCCAACTCacttgcataaattgaaaggacagAAAACATTATATACAAACTCAAAGAGACATTGCATAAATTGGTATATCCAATCAAAGAACAATGTGTGCATTTAGGACAATACAAACACACATCCAACCCTGGGAATCAGCAACGAGGGCCAAATTTTTTCTGCCAATTTTATCTGCAACATTTGGTTGATGTGTCGGTGTGGTTATTTCTCACAACCCAATGAGTATGATTGACaacaacaacatgattcaagctacaAATATGATCTTTCTAGTTACAGGCAAAAGGAAATCAAATAAAGTTCAAAATTTCCAATCCAGAAGTTCCATAAATCCATACAAGTGTAGCTTCTTAGATAGGAATGTACAAAATAAAAACAACAAAGGTCGAGCACTTAGCAATATAAATTGTTCCGACTTTGTGTGTTCGCGAACAACAATGAATTACTATTTCGAACAAGAAAACATACGAGACACCCTGAAATCACCCACATATCAACCAAGAAATAAGCATCAGACAACATAAAACTTATCTGACTACAGATGATAGAAGGCCTATGTCAGTAGGTCACAGCTTTCGGTGGAGCATATCCATTTCGATGTAATTTCTGCCATCTCCATGCAATTTTGAGACTCTCTAAAAGATGCGTGTGTTGTGCTGTCCAATTCAATTCACTATTGATTTTGGAGGGGTCGCTGTAAACTTCAGCGTAGTCGCCTGGTCGGCGGCCGTAGTACTCGACTTTGATGTCAACCCCAGTGGCTTTCTTGCATGCTTCAACAAACTCCTTCACAGATCTTCCTGATTGATGAGAAACCAAAATTAAGGTTAAATGAGTTAAACAATTAGCTATTTCTGCTAAACTATGCTATCAGGCTTCTTGGATTGACAAAAAAAATAAGACTATCAGAGAAAAGGGAGGTTCCGAATCAGTGATGAAAGAATAATCGACAAAAAATTATTGACCTTTTCCTGTGCCGACATTGTATATGCCAACCTTGTCTGGTTCTGCCTTGTTAAGAGCTTTTACATGGGCATCAACCAAATCGGTAACATCAATATAGTCCCTTACGCACGTTCCATCAGGGGTTATATAGTCGTTTCCCTTGACCTACAAGAAGATTGATATATcataatgatttaaaatcataATGCTATTCCTTGCCACTCAAATcgattttgcagtagtaatttagtTGCACAACATGTATGACTTACAAGACATCAAAGCTTACCTTCAGACCTGGAATAATTCCCAGAGCTGCATCAAAGCATGCACCAGATATACGCCCGTGCTCACGCAGTTCAGGTCTGGGAGACTCTCCTAACCTTCCCTCAGGATCAGATCCAATAACATTGAAATATCTGTAAATAGGAAATTGGAGTTCCATCATGTGTTTGATTGAAGAGTAGACTCCTGTCCATAAGCACCAAACAGTTTCACTATAGAACAGGCGCAACAGACCTTAAAATCATGACAGCCATGCTTGATCTCTTGGAGAAATCCAAAATAATTTCCTCTGCCATTTTCTTTGCCTTCCCATATGGGTTAATAGGTACCTGTTCATATACCAAAAAGTTATTTAATCAACACAAAcagcttccttctttctttctctttttctttgttaaatataGTCCAGAGATGCTACAGCAACATTTAGCCAACCATTTAGAAGATAAAGCAACTAAGATTGCATTTTATATGAGTTTCAATTGTGGAACGAAGAAAGAAAACATATCACAAGGCCGCTGAAACACTTCACGTACCTGAGGAGTTAATTCTGTAATAGGCATTTTCTTAGGCTCTCCATAAGTTGCACATGTGCTGGAGTAAATGAGGGTCTTAACACCATGCGCTGCCATCGCCTCTAAGAGAactaatgtatttgaagtaatatTGTGATAGTACCTGTGTGACATGGAACATATGCCACATGATAAACAGTATCATGAAAACTTCTCCTTGGAATGGATTCAAAACATAATAATGTATATCACAATATCAGCTCATGATTATAAATAAATTGAAATGATGGGCCCTCTGAGCTCAACAAGCTGATATATAGTGACAATTGCCGAGCAAAACAATGATTACTTTATTTTGAAGATAGGGATACACAAAACATTTTAACATACTGCAACCAAGTAAAGGCTCAAGGACTTCTAACCAGTAAACAATAAGTGTACCTTTGAGAGGTGACCTTCAACAAAAAATAATAGTTAAAGGAATATATTTCTTTTGTAACAAACAGTAAAAGATTATAGGGAAAAATCTCCTATCAACTATAAAATctataaatagatctaaaatatTAAGCATCTCTAATCATTGATCAAATATTTAAAACAATGAAATTAACCACATTTATAGAAACCTTGACATTATTAGCTCACTCTAATATTAAAGCCGTTTTAAAGTTTAGATGCAGGTGAATTTATTCATACTTTCTATTTGAAAATTTGTCCAACTGAAACCACCAATCCTTTACACATCAGTCAAACACCAAACATCAACATTTTAGGAGACCCAGCTAAGCAAAATTGATATTGACAAAGACTGCAGGCTCCATAATAAAGTACAAAAAGATGACAACAGTGTACCAATTGGTCCAAGAAACGTCTACAAATTATCATGAGTAAGACTCAGACATAAACAACTGATCTCTAAGAGTACAAGGGAAGCAGACCTTAGAGGATCTAGGGTACTCTCGCCCACATAAGCAACAGCAGCAAAGTGCATAACCGCATCAAATGCATTTTTTGCAAATATTTGATTAACCTGAAAGTTGGTTAAGGAACATAACTTTGCAAACCAGTGGATAACCATAAATGGATAAACTGCTTCTATGACTAGAAGCACATAACTAGGATACAGTCCTTGCATCTCCTAAATCGGCATATATAAATTGAAGTCTTCCGGGCTCAGGAAACTGCTCCTGAAGGACCTTTATGGCTCCAATATTTCCTCTGGAAAGATTATCCTGTTTATAAAACAAGTGAGAAACCCTAAAtaaaaaaaaacgaaaaaaaaaaatggcATTCATATATCAATGACCAAGACTAAGAGAACATAAGTTTAAATACACAGGAATCAAAATATTACCACTATAGTTACTCGATAAGAGTCCTTCAACAGCCGAAGTGCAGCATGTGAGCCTATATAACCAGCACCTCCTGTTACTAAAACATGAGTCACTCCACGTTCATGAATGGAGAACTGAGAAGAAAGCAAACCAAATCACGGTAATGTGAGGAAACAGAAATGAGACTTCTTTCAGTATCTATAAAATTACAAATTATGCTCATACTACTCATACTTGATTAAACAGTATCCAAGATTGTGGGCCAGCAATGGACAAAAAAGAGAGAATACTTTTTTCTCTTTACACAGGATACCAAATATTTTCAAGATAAAGTATACATAAACGAGTtctaagcagaaaaactcaggtaAATTTTTATAAGTCATGATATAGAAACTGTTGCATGTTGCATTTTATCTTGCAACTTCAACTTATAACAAAAAACTGTGATGATAGTGAAACTAGAAAGGGTGAATCAAGTTAATGATTGAGTCATAAACAACGATGCAAACAATTTTGAAGACATAACATTGAAGATTGATCAATAACTGAATGCACAAAACACATAGCTGATACAGAATATAACATTCACAACTAACAGATACATGAGCAAACAGGAGACACACTATCCGGTTAGAAGAATGCAGCAAAGCAAGAGAGATTTTTTGCATATCCCGATCAAATACAAGACAAGATACTCATTTAGTGTCTTTGTGTTAACTCAGAATCTATGATGGAGTTGGAGACTGATCTTATGCTTATGATTCCATAAACAAAGACTAAATGACCAAACTAAGATATGCTTTCATAGACTTATATAAGGGTTACGTATACAAAAGAGTAGAGCATTTCAACCATTAGAATTCCCTTTTTTAGGCTTCCAAGACAGAATAAGTCATACTATGAAACTTTGGAAAAGATTTATCGAAAGTAGAATAAGGCATGAAACAAATATCTCtgaaaatcaatttggttttatgccTGCAAGATcaactatataatttttttttatttattaagacaattaatgaaaaagtatagggagaaaaaaaAGTTTTGCATATAGTTTTTATTGACTCAAAGAAAGCCTATAATAAagttcctagagatttattacggtgggttttagaaaaaaaaaaaaaagtgcatccactaattatatggatgttattaaagatatatatgataatatagtTACTAGTGTTAGAACAATAAAgagtgtgtctagtgagttttctattagcataggattacacCAACGATCCGCATTAAGTCCCTACATTTTTCATATTACTAATGGATGAACTTACTAATTACTTACATGATAAATCACCCCGGAGTATgttatttgctgatgatattgTCCTGGTTGATAAGAgcctaagtgaaattaattataaaattgaggAAAGCAAGTATTAGAAACTCAAGGTCTTTAATTAAGTAtgactaaaactgaatatatacAATACAATTTTAGTGATTTTAGAAATAGACAAAAGAATACAGTTAAATTAGATGAGCAAGAAGTCTCTTTAAATAAGAGTTTTAGATATGTTGGATCAATTATTTAACAAGATAGAGAGCtcgataaagatattattcataaagtaaaaacATAATGATTAAAATGGCGAGGGGCGTTAAGAATCTTGTGTGATCATCaaatacctttgagattaaaagaaatattttataagatagttgtgagaccaacaacgttttatggatctaagtgttgggtagttaagaaaaaacatatacaaaaagtttatgttgccaaaatgagaATATTAACACAAATGTGTGGAGCTACTGGGAAAGATAGAAAAAGATGTAGTCTTATTCGTGAGAAATAAGATATCatttcgatagaggataagagAAAGAGAGAATCGTTTATGATGGTATGGGCATATGTTGAAGAGACCTCCGAATGCGGTAGTCAAACGaaatgaaataattaatgttagtggtacaaTAAGAGGTAAATGAAGACCCTAAAAAACCtttaaaaaactataaataatgatctaagtattctaaacttaactaaacatatgactttttacatatctcaaaGACGGCAAAAGATAtatgtagccaaccccaaatagttgggacttatggctTTGCAGTTGTTGCTATTGTTGTAGGTTTCTAAGACAGGAGGCTAATGATTGTAGAAATCTTTTTGTACAGTGGTTATCATCATTTCTATGTGCTCTCAGTCTAAGCATACCCTCTTCAACCATCATTACCCACGTTCTTAGGCCTTTTGCCTATACCACATAAAGCTACTATGTTCAACAATATCTCTTTTGGACTTTTCCTTCTTATTCATCTCTTGTGCTCCATGTCCATAGATATGAATCTATTGTAACCCCTTGATCATGGAACAAACAACACAATTGGCGCAAAGtgtcttaataaaaaaaatctagtcACTCGTAAAGGTAACTCAGTTTTGCTTCAATGCTAGCTGCAGCCAATCAATATGAGCTTGTTAAACCAAAGGATGCCAATTCAAACATAAAGAACACATTTAAAAACTTACCATGTTAGGTTCATGGTGACAGGGTGTTTGCGTGATCACGATTATGCACATGGTAGTGATAATAGTAGCCATAAAAACTTTATTGAGAACATGAGACTTCTGCTTTGTATCTGAATAATCCATTTCTGAGAGAAGATGGAAAAGGGTTAGAGCTGATACATACAAGCATCTTCCTATTTGATGCATGCATGTGTAATAACAATCCAAAATATATTCATCTGCATTTGTTCAGAAACTGAatctcaaacatgatgtatatgaCCTAAATTGACCGATTTCCATATGAGTAAATTTTAGAGACACTTTTATTGGTGACTAATCTGTAGACGAACAAATTGCTCCAGTAAGGAAGAAAAGCAGCAGTATAAATGTGATCCTAAACTTGAGCCAATTTATCAACCATCACAATAAGTTATTCCACAAAACTATATAGCCTTCACTTTCAGGAACATCCGAGACAGACCTGAAAAGGACCAGGATCTACCAGCCCTGGGCTGAGCTCTTCTGTTGTTTGACAGCATCTTAGAAAAGCCGCTCGAACGAAGAGGAGAGATCTGAAAGCTTTTGTCTTGCAAAACTAATCAACCCTGCTTAACCTATCAAGCCCAGCATCTGCCATCAGAAGCTTCCTGTTCACTAGACGTTAGCGCACATTAACTCAAATCAATCAAAACTAAAACCTACAAAAAAGACATCAGAGTGCTACGATCGAAGTTGTATAAAATGTCACGATTAGCATTAATCAATGTTAGGAAACCCTAAAATAGAACGGAGCAACTCAAATAATTCACATCGTAGACGTCTTAGAGAATGAAAGCGATCTAGAAGCCCGATTCAACCACATCTGACAAAATAGAGTGATCTAATGCCAAAAGAAGAAATCGAAACTAGAGACAAAATGTCACCTTTAATCGGTGAAAAAATTGCTGGAGTAAGAAAAGAATGGGGACAAACCCCAAAATAGCAGAACAGAGCTCCCGAACCCACAGATTTCGAACACCAAGGAACGCTACCAAAGCAAAACATCGACTTTTTACCACTGTGGTGCCGGCACCATGAATCGCCTTCAATTCCAGCCAAAAACACCCGAAATTTCCGAAGAAAACCTCAGCAAACGAGTCTTAAGAAGGCGAAACCCACCTGGGATCAAGGGAAGAACAGACGAACGAGGAAGAGAGCAGCGAGGGAATAGCGAGGAGAAAGATGGGGAAAAGGCATCGAACCGAGGTTTGGCTCACATGTTCTTGAACTCGTCTAGGAATCAACACAGTCTTCTGCTTTCTTTTTGATCTTTTACAGTTCACTCGTCAGCGAGTGAAACATTCTCTTCGTTTCCTTTCGGTAATAATCTGTTGGAATTACCGACGACGGAGGACTCGATGCTTGTGGCTTTTGCATGGAAGGAGGACAAGAAGCAGCAACAATTGATGGTGGCCAACACCAACAGCTCGTGCATTTCATGAATGCACACAACCAAGTGTTTTCGAAGAAATGAAAGTCGAATCCATTTGCCATCGTTTCATCGATTAATTATGTAAACAAACATAATAAAACCTATGTATTGGAAAAATGGATTTCCAGTACGGACTCGAATAAACTCTCTCGAGAAGAATCACATCCATCTGAAAATATCAGAATGTCTTGGGCTCGCGGTTGGCCAGCCCTTTGTCCGCATAAGAGACACACACAGCTCTATCTGTCCGTGCAAAGAAGGAATCATACGAATGACTTgacatataataatatatttcgaAACCCGAAAGAAATTTCACGTGATGTGTTACGAGTTAGGTGCGTAATAAGTCTTCCCATCACGGCGATACAACCACTCTTTTGGCCTCTCATAGACGACGGCTGCAAAAACTAGTAGTACGACGACCTTCCACCGGATGACGCCGCCCCGTGGCATGGCTTACGGTGATGGATCGATCATGCTACGATGGAAGGAACATACGTTCCACCGACAGTAGTTGTCGAGACGATAAAGGTAGTGCAACGTCGTACAAGAAGAAAAACGTGATGTTTTGATGCAAATGCACCGACGACGGTCGG
Above is a genomic segment from Musa acuminata AAA Group cultivar baxijiao chromosome BXJ3-4, Cavendish_Baxijiao_AAA, whole genome shotgun sequence containing:
- the LOC135634599 gene encoding probable UDP-arabinose 4-epimerase 1, with the protein product MLSNNRRAQPRAGRSWSFSEMDYSDTKQKSHVLNKVFMATIITTMCIIVITQTPCHHEPNMFSIHERGVTHVLVTGGAGYIGSHAALRLLKDSYRVTIVDNLSRGNIGAIKVLQEQFPEPGRLQFIYADLGDARTVNQIFAKNAFDAVMHFAAVAYVGESTLDPLRYYHNITSNTLVLLEAMAAHGVKTLIYSSTCATYGEPKKMPITELTPQVPINPYGKAKKMAEEIILDFSKRSSMAVMILRYFNVIGSDPEGRLGESPRPELREHGRISGACFDAALGIIPGLKVKGNDYITPDGTCVRDYIDVTDLVDAHVKALNKAEPDKVGIYNVGTGKGRSVKEFVEACKKATGVDIKVEYYGRRPGDYAEVYSDPSKINSELNWTAQHTHLLESLKIAWRWQKLHRNGYAPPKAVTY